One Hevea brasiliensis isolate MT/VB/25A 57/8 chromosome 5, ASM3005281v1, whole genome shotgun sequence genomic region harbors:
- the LOC110654442 gene encoding uncharacterized protein LOC110654442, protein MSGQVPAQLEPWCDLQNKVVLITGASSGLGRDFCLNLAKAGCRIVAAARRVDRLKSLCEEINQLPSPSSANDKHSSGSRAVAVELDVCADGPTIDRSVQMAWEAFSGIDALVNNAGVRGSVKTPLDLSEQEWDHVVRTNLTGSWLVSKSVCIRMRDSKRGGSIINISSIAGLHRGHLPGGVAYACSKAGLNTMTKVMALELGVHKIRVNSISPGLFKSEITEGLMQKDWLTNVALKTVPLRTYGTSDPALTSLVRYLINDSSEYVSGNTFIVDAGATLPGVPIFSSL, encoded by the exons ATGTCGGGCCAGGTCCCTGCCCAGCTCGAGCCATGGTGCGACCTACAGAACAAGGTGGTCCTGATCACCGGCGCCTCTTCTGGTCTAGGCCGAGACTTCTGTCTTAACCTTGCCAAAGCCGGCTGCAGGATTGTCGCGGCCGCTCGCCGTGTTGATCGTCTCAAATCTCTGTGTGAAGAAATCAATCAGCTTCCTTCTCCTTCATCGGCGAATGATAAGCACAGTTCTGGTTCACGAGCTGTTGCTGTGGAACTTGACGTCTGCGCTGATGGTCCTACAATTGATAGATCCGTACAGATGGCTTGGGAAGCCTTTAGTGGAATCGATGCTTTGGTCAATAATGCTGGTGTTAGag GTAGCGTGAAGACTCCGTTGGACTTGTCTGAGCAGGAGTGGGATCACGTAGTGAGAACAAATTTGACTGGATCCTGGTTAGTGTCCAAATCTGTCTGCATACGTATGCGCGACTCGAAACGAGGAGGATCAATCATTAATATTTCTTCTATTGCTGGCCTTCACCGTGGTCATTTACCTGGAGGTGTTGCCTATGCTTGTTCAAAGGCGGGCTTAAACACCATGACCAAG GTCATGGCTCTGGAGTTGGGAGTGCACAAGATCAGAGTTAACTCAATATCACCTGGACTCTTCAAATCTGAGATCACAGAGGGTCTTATGCAAAAGGACTGGCTCACCAATGTTGCTTTGAAAACTGTCCCTTTGCGAACATATGGCACCTCAGATCCGGCATTAACGTCGCTGGTCCGATACTTAATCAATGACTCCTCAGAATATGTGTCTGGCAATACATTCATTGTTGATGCAGGTGCCACCCTACCTGGTGTCCCTATATTCTCTTCCCTTTGA